The Malus domestica chromosome 10, GDT2T_hap1 genome contains a region encoding:
- the LOC103449790 gene encoding protein JINGUBANG, with translation MRNERGGGTMVAERNVPHHHRPKFGALLHSSDPSLTSPTSTNETNNNYNSHHNDYSTRRSSASATSPRYYDNSTQGGSSTEGSPYVMSPWNPATASPYNKSPWITPSSLNPLDENFPLNGLIGSLVREEGHIYSLAVKGDLLYTGSDSRNIRVWKNLKDFTGFKSKSGLIKAIVTSGERIFTGHQDGKIRVWKLSEKNPSNYRRVGSLPTMKDFIRSSMKPKNYVEVRRHRSVVRIRHFDAVSCMSMNEEQGLLYSGSWDKSFKVWRIADSKCLESVAAHEDAVNSVVVGFESLVFTGSADGTVKVWRRELQGKGTSHVLVQTLLKQENAVTALAVNKEAAIVYCGSSNGLVNYWERAKHLSHGGVLRGHKLAVLCLSSAGNLVFSGSADKNICIWRREEGGAHTCLSVLTGHTGPVKCLTVVEDHGSENKAGQGWVLYSGSLDRSVKVWRVSEDAPDLRQIRASVKDASIRQEAARLHY, from the coding sequence ATGAGAAACGAAAGAGGAGGAGGCACCATGGTAGCAGAACGCAATGTCCCCCACCACCACAGGCCGAAATTCGGAGCCCTTTTGCATTCCTCCGACCCGTCCTTGACGTCTCCGACAAGCACCAACGAGACCAACAATAACTACAACAGCCACCATAATGATTACTCAACACGGCGTAGCAGTGCCTCGGCGACAAGTCCTCGGTACTACGACAATAGTACCCAAGGCGGCAGCAGCACCGAGGGTTCACCCTATGTCATGTCCCCATGGAACCCTGCGACGGCGTCACCCTACAATAAGTCCCCGTGGATAACGCCGTCGTCGTTGAATCCGCTGGACGAGAACTTCCCTTTAAACGGACTCATTGGATCATTAGTCCGGGAAGAAGGCCACATATATTCGCTGGCTGTCAAAGGAGACTTGCTCTATACCGGGTCGGATAGCAGGAACATTCGTGTCTGGAAGAACTTGAAGGATTTTACGGGTTTCAAATCGAAGAGCGGGTTGATCAAAGCCATCGTAACTTCCGGCGAGAGGATATTCACCGGTCATCAGGATGGTAAGATCCGAGTCTGGAAGCTTTCCGAGAAAAATCCAAGCAATTACAGACGGGTTGGGAGCTTGCCAACTATGAAAGATTTTATTCGGAGTTCCATGAAGCCGAAAAACTACGTGGAGGTCCGGAGACACCGCAGCGTTGTTCGAATCAGACACTTCGATGCAGTGTCTTGCATGAGCATGAACGAAGAACAAGGGCTTCTTTATTCAGGGTCGTGGGATAAGTCTTTCAAGGTTTGGAGAATTGCTGATTCCAAATGCTTGGAGTCGGTCGCAGCTCACGAGGACGCAGTAAACAGTGTCGTCGTGGgtttcgagtcattggtgtTCACCGGCTCGGCGGACGGGACTGTGAAGGTGTGGAGGAGGGAGTTGCAAGGGAAGGGAACTTCGCATGTGTTGGTTCAGACGTTGTTGAAGCAAGAGAACGCGGTGACGGCATTGGCAGTGAACAAGGAGGCCGCGATTGTCTATTGTGGATCATCAAATGGGTTGGTCAATTATTGGGAGCGCGCGAAGCACTTGTCCCATGGCGGAGTTTTGCGCGGCCATAAACTTGCCGTGCTGTGCTTGTCCTCAGCGGGAAACTTGGTTTTCAGCGGATCCGCGGACAAGAACATTTGCATATGGAGGAGGGAAGAAGGTGGGGCGCACACCTGCTTGTCTGTCTTGACAGGCCACACAGGACCCGTCAAATGCTTAACCGTGGTGGAAGATCACGGCTCCGAGAACAAGGCAGGTCAGGGTTGGGTGTTGTACAGTGGCAGCCTTGACCGGTCCGTAAAGGTGTGGCGCGTGTCCGAGGACGCTCCGGACTTGAGGCAAATACGGGCGTCGGTGAAGGACGCTTCGATAAGGCAGGAAGCCGCTCGGCTCCACTATTGA